A window of Callospermophilus lateralis isolate mCalLat2 chromosome 17, mCalLat2.hap1, whole genome shotgun sequence contains these coding sequences:
- the Dsel gene encoding dermatan-sulfate epimerase-like protein → MALMFTGHFLILTLVMFGFSTLEESVSNYSEWAVFTDDIDQFKTQKVQDFRPNQKLRRSMLHPSLYFDAGEIQAMRQKSRTSHLHLFRAIRSAVTVMLSNPTYYLPPPKHADFAAKWNEIYGNNLPPLALYCLLCPEDKVAFEFVLEYMDRMVSYKDWLVENAPGDEVPVGHSLTGFATAFDFLYNLLDNHRRQRYLEKIWVITEEMYEYSKVRSWGKQLLHNHQATNMIAVLTGALVTGVDKGSKANIWKQVVVDVMEKTMFLLNHIVDGSLDEGVAYGSYTAKSVMQYVFLAQRHFNINNLDNNWLKMHFWFYYATLLPGFQRTVGIADSNYNWFYGPESQLVFLDKFILKNGAGNWLAQQIRKHRPKDGPMVPSTAQRWSTLHTEYIWYDPQLTPQPPADYGTAKMHTFPNWGVVTYGAGLPNTQTNTFVSFKSGKLGGRAVYDIVHFQPYSWIDGWRSFNPGHEHPDQNSFTFAPNGQVFVSEALYGPKLSHLNNVLVFAPSPSSQCNKPWEGQLGECAQWLKWTGEEVGDSAGEIITASQHGEMIFVSGEAVSAYSSAMRLKSVYRALLLLNSQTLLVVDHIERQEASPINSVSAFFHNLDIDFKYIPYRFMNRYNGAMMDVWDAHYKMFWFDHRGNSPMASIQEAEQAAEFKKRWTQFVNVTFQMESTITRIAYVFYGPYVNVSSCKFIDNSNSGLQISLNVNNTEHVVSIVTEYHNLKTRFNYLGFGGFANVADQGQITRFGLGTQAIVLPVRQDRAIFPFGFKFNIAIGLILCISLVILTFQWRFYLSFRKLMRWILILVIALWVIELLDVWSTCTQPICAKWTRTGTETSKKSVSSKGHYVDLPDVVITSLPGSGAEILKQLFFNSSDFLYIRVPTAYIDIPETEFEIDSFVDACEWKVSDIHSGHFRLLRGWLQSLVQDTKLHLQNIRLHETSRGKLAQYFTTNKDKKRKLKRRESLPEQRSRMKGAFDRDAEYIRALRRHLVYYPSARPVLSLSSGSWTLKLHFFQEVLGASMRALYIVRDPRAWIYSMLYSSKPSLYTLKNVPEHLAKLFKIEGGKGKCNLNSGYAFEYEPLKKELENSESNAVSLLSHLWLANTAAALRINTDLLPTSYQLVKFEDIVHFPQKTTERIFAFLGIPLSPASLNQILFATSTNLFYLPYEGEISPTNTNVWKQNLPRDEIKLIENICWTLMDRLGYPKFMD, encoded by the coding sequence ATGGCGTTAATGTTTACAGGACATTTCCTAATTTTAACATTAGTGATGTTTGGTTTCTCTACTCTTGAAGAGTCTGTGAGTAATTACTCTGAATGGGCAGTTTTCACAGATGATATAGATCAGTTTAAGACACAGAAAGTGCAAGATTTCAGACCCAACCAAAAGCTGAGGAGAAGTATGCTTCATCCAAGTTTATATTTTGATGCTggagaaatccaagcaatgagacAAAAGTCTCGCACAAGCCATTTGCATCTTTTTAGAGCTATCAGAAGTGCAGTGACAGTTATGCTGTCCAACCCAACATACTACCTACCTCCACCCAAGCATGCCGATTTTGCTGCCAAGTGGAATGAAATTTATGGTAACAATCTGCCTCCTTTAGCATTGTACTGTTTGTTATGTCCAGAAGACAAAGTTGCCTTTGAATTTGTCTTGGAATATATGGACCGGATGGTTAGCTACAAAGATTGGCTGGTTGAGAATGCACCAGGAGATGAGGTTCCAGTTGGCCATTCTTTAACAGGTTTTGCCACTGCCTTTGACTTTTTATATAACTTATTAGATAATCATCGAAGACAAAGATATCTGGAAAAAATATGGGTTATTACTGAGGAAATGTATGAATACTCCAAGGTCCGCTCATGGGGCAAACAACTTCTCCATAACCATCAGGCTACCAATATGATAGCAGTACTCACAGGGGCCTTGGTTACTGGGGTAGATAAAGGATCTAAAGCAAATATATGGAAACAGGTTGTAGTAGATGTCATGGAAAAGACAATGTTTCTATTGAATCACATTGTTGATGGCTCCTTGGATGAAGGTGTGGCCTATGGAAGCTACACAGCTAAATCAGTCATGCAGTATGTTTTTTTGGCACAGCGCCATTTTAATATCAACAACTTGGATAATAACTGGTTAAAAATGCACTTTTGGTTCTACTATGCCACCcttttgccaggcttccaaagaaCTGTGGGTATAGCAGATTCTAATTATAATTGGTTTTATGGTCCAGAGAGTCAGCTAGTTTTCTTGGATAAGTTTATCTTAAAGAATGGAGCTGGAAATTGGTTAGCTCAGCAAATTAGAAAGCATCGGCCTAAAGATGGACCCATGGTTCCATCCACTGCCCAAAGGTGGAGTACTCTCCACACAGAATACATCTGGTATGATCCACAACTAACCCCACAGCCCCCTGCTGACTATGGTACTGCAAAGATGCACACATTTCCTAACTGGGGAGTTGTCACTTATGGGGCCGGGCTGCCAAACACACAAACCAATACCTTTGTGTCCTTCAAATCTGGGAAGCTGGGGGGACGAGCTGTGTATGACATAGTTCACTTTCAGCCATACTCCTGGATTGATGGGTGGAGAAGCTTTAACCCTGGACATGAACATCCAGATCAGAACTCATTTACCTTTGCCCCCAATGGGcaagtttttgtttctgaagCTCTCTATGGACCAAAGTTGAGCCACCTTAACAATGTATTGGTGTTTGCTCCGTCACCCTCAAGCCAATGTAACAAGCCCTGGGAAGGCCAACTGGGAGAATGTGCACAGTGGCTCAAGTGGACTGGTGAGGAAGTCGGTGACTCAGCAGGGGAAATCATCACTGCCTCTCAACATGGGGAAATGATATTTGTGAGTGGGGAAGCAGTATCTGCTTATTCTTCAGCAATGAGACTGAAAAGTGTGTATCGTGCTTTACTCCTCTTAAATTCTCAAACTCTGCTAGTCGTTGACCACATTGAGAGGCAAGAAGCTTCCCCGATAAATTCTGTCAGTGCCTTCTTTCATAACCTGGATATTGATTTTAAATACATCCCATATAGGTTTATGAATAGGTATAATGGCGCCATGATGGATGTATGGGATGCACACTACAAAATGTTCTGGTTTGATCACCGTGGCAATAGCCCCATGGCTAGTATACAGGAAGCAGAACAAGCAGCTGAATTTAAGAAACGGTGGACTCAGTTTGTTAATGTGACCTTTCAGATGGAATCCACAATCACAAGAATTGCATATGTCTTTTATGGGCCATATGTCAATGTTTCCAGCTGCAAATTCATTGATAATTCCAATTCTGGACTTCAGATTTCTCTCAATGTCAATAACACTGAACACGTTGTTTCCATTGTAACTGAGTACCACAACCTGAAAACAAGATTTAATTACCTGGGATTTGGTGGCTTTGCCAATGTGGCTGACCAAGGCCAAATAACCCGATTTGGTTTGGGTACTCAAGCAATAGTCCTGCCTGTAAGACAAGATAGAGCTATTTTCCCCTTTGGATTTAAGTTTAACATAGCAATTGGATTAATTTTGTGCATTAGTTTGGTGATTTTAACATTTCAGTGGCGGTTTTACCTTTCTTTTAGAAAACTAATGCGTTGGATACTAATACTTGTTATTGCCTTGTGGGTTATTGAGCTTCTAGATGTGTGGAGCACTTGCACTCAGCCCATCTGTGCAAAATGGACAAGAACAGGAACTGAGACGAGCAAGAAGTCTGTGTCTTCCAAAGGGCACTATGTGGATCTTCCTGATGTTGTCATTACCTCACTTCCTGGTTCTGGAGCCGAAATACTAAAACAACTTTTCTTCAACAGTAGTGACTTTCTGTACATCAGAGTTCCTACAGCCTACATTGATATCCCTGAAACGGAATTTGAAATTGATTCATTTGTAGATGCTTGTGAATGGAAGGTATCAGATATCCACAGTGGGCATTTCCGTTTACTTCGAGGCTGGTTGCAGtctttagtccaggacacaaaacTACATTTACAAAACATCCGTCTGCATGAGACCAGTAGGGGTAAACTGGCCCAATATTTTACAACAAATAaggacaagaaaagaaaattgaaaaggagAGAGTCTTTGCCGGAACAAAGAAGTAGAATGAAAGGCGCTTTTGACAGAGATGCTGAATATATTAGGGCTTTGAGGAGACACCTGGTCTATTACCCAAGTGCACGTCCTGTGCTTAGTTTAAGTAGCGGTAGCTGGACATTGAAGCTTCATTTTTTTCAGGAAGTATTAGGAGCTTCGATGAGGGCATTGTATATTGTAAGAGACCCTCGGGCATGGATTTATTCAATGCTGTACAGTAGTAAGCCAAGTCTTTACACTTTGAAGAATGTACCAGAGCActtagcaaaattgtttaaaatagaGGGAGGTAAAGGCAAATGTAACTTAAATTCAGGCTATGCTTTTGAGTATGAACCATTGAAGAAAGAATTAGAAAATTCTGAATCAAACGCTGTCTCCTTATTGTCTCATTTATGGCTAGCAAATACAGCAGCAGCTTTGAGAATAAATACAGATTTGCTGCCTACCAGCTACCAGCTGGTCAAGTTTGaagatattgttcattttcctcaAAAAACTACTGAAAGGATTTTTGCTTTTCTTGGAATTCCTTTGTCTCCTGCTAGTTTAAACCAAATATTGTTTGCCACTTCCACAAACCTTTTTTACCTTCCATATGAAGGAGAAATATCACCAACTAATACTAATGTTTGGAAACAAAACTTGCCTAGAGATGAAATTAAACTAATTGAAAACATCTGCTGGACACTGATGGACCGACTAGGATATCCAAAGTTTATGGACTAA